The window TCAAAAGTCTCCAAGCGCTCCTCTCATCATTGCATTTATCTGGAACAAAACTAGAACCATCAatcaatcatcttaaaattaCTACTGCTCAAAATGAAAAGCGTAAATCGCAATGAAACAGATCAGAATTACCTTCTTTGTAGATAAGCCTAGTTCTCTGAGGTCCTCGATCTGAAAATTACAGCACAAAATAATCTTAGCTATGCTATGGATAAAGccaaaggaagaggaagaaaaattacaaatattaaacaagtaaaaaaaacacaacaaATAGAAAATGTTTCATGACTATCCATTGGCCAACAATCTGCTTAGAATGAATTAACTTGTCTTTATCATTTACAAAACTCTCAATTAAACTCTACAAGATTAATATTTCACTGATATCATTGACTAGTATTTTATTCAATCCAATTCTTGTAACTATAAAACAttgattgattttaaaaatattcatacCCTCTCTCAATAGAAATAGAATAATTTCTTCTAGTTTATTTTAGTCGGGGCATTTCTTTTCTGAAACTTACACTCTTGAAGGGAGATTCTTCACGGAGTTCTAGTATATACATAGCTCTCTTCTCTCCGATGCCCTACACAATGGATAAAAGATTTAGCAAATTATTCAACTGAAAAAGGGAGAAAGATAAATATCTCATTTTCAATCTACCTTTAATCCCTTCAGTTCCTCCCTGCAATGCCAAAAGAAGAGGGGAAGTATATCAAATATTGGGCTAAACAAAATATAATATGTACGGTGGAATATTTAATAGGAATTAACAATGAAACATTAAAAGCTATTGTTCACAATCGGTCATGATGCCTACTCTGAATATTTAATAGCAGTTGAAAGTTAAGAGATTTTTGGAGTAGAGATTGTTTACATGACTATACATGGTGGTAATATTGATGAAATATAGATTAGTGAACTGTGATGCCTTTTATATTCAGTTTGCATTCTGATGTAGCCACAACTTTCTATTAGACTAAAACAAATCAGAGTAAAATGTAAAAGCAGAAAATTACAGCATTGACCTCCAACTGCAGTTTTATTAGCTTCCCTGGAGAGCATAATAGTATATTTAAATGCTAGGAAATGAAATTTTATTTAGTGACATGGAAACTAATTTCCTATGTGAATAgaaatgaaaacaaaaacaaaaacaaaaaaaaatgataatctttGAACTTACTTGCTAGCACTGTTGAGGAAGGTAAGACAATCTCGCACTAGACATTTCTGTGGatagtaaaaaaaatagagagaacTCCAGTCAGCTATCCACTCATTCAAGATAAAAGTATAAATGACAATTTATTTATTCTATGCATTACCTTCAGTCCTGTACTTCGAGTTTTAAAGATATCTCGGGGAGTACCGATGTATGAGATATTTTCATTGTCTAATCTCATTGTAAAAGAAACTTCAGGCGTTTGAGGATCAATCTGCTCTTTGTCAATGTGTTGGAGACATGATACTGAATTATTTGGTGTTTCGACACAGTTTGTTTGTGTCTTTAGAAGCTTCATTGAACTTGTCATTTCTCTCAACATTTCACTTATGGGTGGGGATGCTGCTGCATCCTTTGGTTTTTCATCCACTAAATATTTCTCATTGTCATCCTTGGCGCAATCTAGGATTGCAAACAAAATGATAGAAAAGATAGGAAGCACATTCTAtcaaatataaaatttagttCCTAGTACGGACCGGTTGCATCAGTAGGCTGCTTCTCATCCAATACAAGTCCAGAAGTAGTATCCTGAATTTTAGTTTGTTCATTTGTATGGCAGAAAACTGACCCCTTTTGATATCAGTaaaaacattaaaatgatatgttACCGTCCAATACTGAAAACTGAAGTAAAATCTTAGCAATGAGTGAAGAAACTGACCCCTTTTGGCTTGGTGTGTTCTTCATAACTTGGATTGACAAAATCATAAATTCCctgaaaaagaaagaaacaaatctTTCTGCTAGAAATTACAAAGAATCCTAATTGGACCTGTTGTGATGGAAGAATAGCAATTTTATCCCTCATGTTTGCATCAAACAAcataaatattaagatggatatttttcaatttcatagcTAACCAAAAACATGGTTAACTGGAATTCATAGATTATTTATAATTATACCATAAACCATGGTGAATTCTTCCAACCATTTTATCcttttttcaaataaataaattcataCACTTAATTGGCCAAGTTGATCACAAACGTATCAAAGcctaaaatggaaaaaaaaaaaaatactaaatttaaTACCTTCATAATCTCATTTTTATTTAGATAACTGGCCCTGCTGAGCAATTCCCTGAGAACAAAAGTAAATGATAAAGaattacttgttatcttcttATAATGATAGGCATTCTGTTAACAGAAGATACCTTTCCTTGACATCAGCCGAAAATTCATTTTCTTTCTCATTTGAACAAAATGAGGAAGCCCTTGTCGTCTTTGGGGAACTTCCTAGCTTTTCTTGCCTGTCAATAAAAGTTTAACATGTTATACTAGCTATTGTCCTGACTATACAGCTCAAGTCACGAAAGGAATGGTAATGGAAACCTCAATCCAATCATTCAAAAGAATAAAATATTGACAAGGACAACCTTCTCTTTGACATAGATGGTGATGCATATTCCTTTCCGGTTGATGCACATTTAGAGAATTCAATTTTCTTTGCTAATCCAGATAATTTGCATTTTCCAACAGAAGAAGGCATAACCGATTGGTTTAGTCTTGAAACACTCTTAAGAACCTTCGCCGAGTGATAACGTTGTTGATTGACAATTTGGCATGACCTAGATGCTAAGTTGATTGTACTGACAGTATCTTGACAGAGAACAGGATTCTACAACAGATAAAGAGATATAACATGAACAACCAAATAAGATAATACTAAAAATGACAACAATGATAAGGATAAATGAGGAAATAAATAAGGTCCTCACCAAGCAGGTAAACAATACAGCCATACTTGTTATGCCCAAGAAATCTTGCAGCAGGCGAGTTAGCTTGCTTTCTCGGTAGGGAATGAAATTTTCACCGGCATTAAGAGCGTGCACAGTATTTATAAGTGCAAATAATGACTTGCTAATCTTAGCGTTCTCAGCTAGTTGAGGTTTCACATGACCTTTTGGTTTTGTATCCTCATAATCTTTAATGATGGATAACAACATCAACCAACAATACAAGAATAAGCTAGTGAAGTTTTttctttatgaaaaaaaaatgaaggtaTAAATTTTATCTACCTGCCAAAGTAACAAAGTTAATCTTTCCAACAAGAGAATTGTTGGATTCCTTATCGACAAAAGATAAATACACAATCAACCCTCTATGGTTCTTGAGTATGCTATTATCAGGCATCTGGCAAACCTTCCCAGCATGATATCCATGAAAATATATCTTTTTGAAATCAGATATAGAGTTTACCGGGACCTGAAACCAAACATACATATACCTTTCCATGTCATACATTCAAAGCTTAGGAAACCATGTTTTAGAAGTATAATGACTAACTATGCTACCTTTGAAAGGCCCTTGAGTTGAATTCTCTTGGCAGCATCTTCCAGAATAAGGACCTCGTGCTCTTTAGGTTCCAAAAGGTCATATATATGATCTTGCGACATTTCATAACAAGATACTGAAACAGATCCCTTATTTTCATTGGCAAAGGCTAGGATTTCATCTAAAGCAATGATTGCTAAGCCAAGGTTCTCTTCATTTCCCTGGACAACATTACTCTTTGGTTAAATAGGATAGATAGAGGAAGAAAATatacaggaaaagaaaacacaatttttttttcatccaTTTTAAAGAGCATAAATATTATACCTAGCACACAGAAAGCTAaactatgaaaaaaaaaacacagtatTTAACCTGAATTAGCTGGGATTTTCCACTTCCCCGAGCACCATAAGCAATAACACAAGCATTTCGCCCACAAAATAGCCACTGAACAAGATGCTTAACTTCTCCATTATAGACATCGTAGATGCTTTCACCCTGGTCGTAGCACCAGTCCAGCTTATAGGTTGTACGACTACAGAACAACAAAAGCAAGTTTGAGACAATTTTAAAATAATCCACAACCAATTAAATTTCACTTTGCACTTTCATTATTCAAAACTCATACCTGTTATAAAAACACCTTAATCCACAACCAATAAAAATCTTGATAGGTCAAAACTAGATCGTCTTTGAACGAAATGTTTATAAttgctcaaaaaaaaaaatatgtaacaACATACCTGTTACTCTGATCATTGAAGGTGACCGAGGCATATTCTCCAGAAAACCTGTTCAAGTAAATCTGAGAAGATCCAGTGATCTCGGAGTCGAGGAAGGGGCGGATCTTGCCCACCACGCGAACACCTCGTCGCAATTGATTACGAGGCTTCGAAACAACCATGCTACTTCCTCCTGCAGCCAGCGGAGAATCCATGAAGGGCAGCACagtaagaaaaaaaggaagggtCGAATTCACTCGAAATGGAGAGATATTAGGGTTCTATGAGTGGGAAAGGTAGCCGTTCAATCCATCGATGttttaaattaaagtaaattcacttaatttaatcaaaattccaaaataaaatattttaaatctattaAGACTATTCCGACCaactcattttaaaattatttactgCGTGTGAATGATTATTttacatatttttatttatttttataaaatatatataacataAATATAAAACATTATTAATATATTAAATCATTGTAAAGTgttaaattattaaacttaaaatattattatatcaaaaat is drawn from Zingiber officinale cultivar Zhangliang chromosome 1B, Zo_v1.1, whole genome shotgun sequence and contains these coding sequences:
- the LOC121972466 gene encoding kinesin-like protein KIN-10C, which encodes MDSPLAAGGSSMVVSKPRNQLRRGVRVVGKIRPFLDSEITGSSQIYLNRFSGEYASVTFNDQSNSRTTYKLDWCYDQGESIYDVYNGEVKHLVQWLFCGRNACVIAYGARGSGKSQLIQGNEENLGLAIIALDEILAFANENKGSVSVSCYEMSQDHIYDLLEPKEHEVLILEDAAKRIQLKGLSKVPVNSISDFKKIYFHGYHAGKVCQMPDNSILKNHRGLIVYLSFVDKESNNSLVGKINFVTLADYEDTKPKGHVKPQLAENAKISKSLFALINTVHALNAGENFIPYRESKLTRLLQDFLGITSMAVLFTCLNPVLCQDTVSTINLASRSCQIVNQQRYHSAKVLKSVSRLNQSVMPSSVGKCKLSGLAKKIEFSKCASTGKEYASPSMSKRRQEKLGSSPKTTRASSFCSNEKENEFSADVKERELLSRASYLNKNEIMKGIYDFVNPSYEEHTKPKGGSVFCHTNEQTKIQDTTSGLVLDEKQPTDATDCAKDDNEKYLVDEKPKDAAASPPISEMLREMTSSMKLLKTQTNCVETPNNSVSCLQHIDKEQIDPQTPEVSFTMRLDNENISYIGTPRDIFKTRSTGLKKCLVRDCLTFLNSASKEELKGLKGIGEKRAMYILELREESPFKSIEDLRELGLSTKKINAMMRGALGDF